A stretch of the Haloplanus aerogenes genome encodes the following:
- a CDS encoding 6-hydroxymethylpterin diphosphokinase MptE-like protein, giving the protein MNYRTWHPVYERILADFGYDRSADERARDRLADLVTRFDESRLDRIEGATVAVAGAGPSLVDETSIAADADVVIAASTAADHLREAGVAVDLMVTDLDKTPATARQLTREGVPVAVHAHGDNIPAIERWVPRFEGEHVLPTTQAEPRGPVRNYGGFTDGDRGAFLADAFDAASLRFPGWDFDDESVGAVKRQKLLWAERLLHWLERRRGEAFAVLDGRRDAIEPI; this is encoded by the coding sequence ATGAACTATCGGACGTGGCACCCGGTGTACGAGCGCATCCTCGCGGACTTCGGCTACGACCGCTCGGCCGACGAACGGGCCCGTGACCGCCTCGCCGACCTCGTGACCCGCTTCGACGAATCGCGACTCGACCGGATCGAGGGCGCCACCGTCGCCGTCGCCGGTGCCGGTCCCTCACTCGTCGACGAAACCAGTATCGCCGCCGACGCGGACGTGGTGATCGCCGCCTCGACGGCCGCCGACCATCTCCGCGAGGCCGGCGTCGCCGTCGATCTGATGGTGACCGATCTGGACAAGACGCCCGCCACCGCCCGCCAGTTGACCCGCGAGGGCGTCCCAGTCGCGGTCCACGCCCACGGCGACAATATCCCCGCAATCGAGCGCTGGGTCCCGCGCTTCGAGGGGGAACACGTCCTGCCGACGACACAGGCCGAACCCCGCGGACCGGTCCGAAACTACGGTGGGTTCACGGACGGCGACCGGGGAGCTTTCCTCGCGGACGCCTTCGACGCCGCGTCACTCCGGTTCCCGGGGTGGGACTTCGACGACGAGAGCGTCGGCGCAGTGAAACGGCAGAAACTGCTGTGGGCCGAACGGTTGCTCCACTGGCTCGAACGCCGTCGCGGCGAGGCGTTCGCCGTCCTCGACGGTCGGCGAGACGCTATCGAGCCGATCTAA
- a CDS encoding plastocyanin/azurin family copper-binding protein, with protein MNRRALLRLGGAGLLAVVAGCSAAGGSGDTRRVSMTDDFAYDPARITVDAGTTVRWTNDDDVGHTVTAYGDGIPADATYFASGDFDTERAARDDITGGLLPAGDAYEHTFTIAGTYDYFCVPHEGSGMTGTVVVR; from the coding sequence ATGAACCGGCGCGCCCTCCTTCGACTCGGCGGGGCGGGCCTCCTCGCGGTGGTCGCTGGCTGTTCCGCTGCCGGCGGATCGGGCGATACGCGGCGCGTCTCGATGACTGACGACTTCGCGTACGACCCGGCGCGGATCACCGTTGACGCCGGCACCACCGTCCGGTGGACGAACGACGACGACGTGGGCCACACGGTAACGGCGTACGGAGACGGTATCCCCGCCGACGCCACCTACTTCGCCAGCGGCGACTTCGACACCGAACGCGCCGCCCGCGACGACATCACCGGTGGTCTGCTCCCCGCCGGCGACGCCTACGAACACACGTTTACCATCGCCGGCACCTACGACTACTTCTGCGTGCCGCACGAGGGATCGGGGATGACCGGGACCGTCGTCGTCCGCTAG
- a CDS encoding ZIP family metal transporter, translated as MSQPDGGTTMHRTDRPLGLPRWVAAVLPLVLLALIVGGFFVATPFASLDTGGEPLPDVTVTHTTLTDDETVVLHVTNNGPDPVTISQVLVDDAYWNFDVRGAGGDATLAPLESARVVLPYHWNPGWDLEFALVLSDGATVHHTLVAPSESPGLTTDLLVTMVVIGLFVGVIPVALGMLWFPFLQSMSDRWLHAILAFSAGILVFLAIDAGFEAFELGEQVPGAFEGPALVALGILGSLLAVQSVSAWRQGRADGGDARAQSGLWIAYLVALGIGLHNLAEGLAIGSSFALGRVSLGAFLVIGFMLHNVTEGPAVVAPLAHGERPPLTHFLGLGVLAGAPVILGGWLGSLAYSPTLGALFLAVGVGAILQVVWELRGMIGRRGRAGTALNLVTFLTGLIVMYVTDLFVAL; from the coding sequence ATGAGTCAACCAGACGGCGGCACGACGATGCACCGCACCGACCGACCGCTGGGACTGCCGCGCTGGGTCGCGGCCGTCCTGCCACTCGTTCTCCTCGCGCTGATCGTCGGCGGCTTCTTCGTCGCGACGCCCTTCGCGTCGCTCGATACGGGCGGCGAACCGCTCCCCGACGTGACGGTGACCCACACCACCCTGACGGACGACGAGACGGTCGTCCTCCACGTCACGAACAACGGCCCCGATCCGGTGACGATCTCGCAGGTGCTCGTCGACGATGCGTACTGGAACTTCGACGTGCGGGGTGCGGGCGGGGACGCGACGCTCGCCCCGCTCGAGAGCGCGCGAGTCGTACTTCCGTACCACTGGAACCCCGGCTGGGACCTGGAGTTCGCGCTCGTCCTCTCCGACGGCGCGACGGTCCACCACACGCTCGTCGCGCCGAGCGAGTCGCCCGGCTTGACGACCGACCTCCTCGTGACGATGGTCGTCATCGGTCTGTTCGTCGGCGTCATCCCCGTCGCGCTGGGGATGCTGTGGTTCCCCTTCCTGCAGTCGATGAGCGACCGCTGGCTCCACGCCATCCTCGCCTTCTCCGCCGGCATCCTCGTGTTCCTCGCCATCGACGCCGGCTTCGAGGCGTTCGAACTCGGTGAGCAGGTGCCCGGCGCGTTCGAGGGACCGGCGCTCGTCGCCCTCGGCATCCTCGGCTCCCTGCTCGCGGTGCAGTCCGTCAGCGCGTGGCGGCAGGGCCGCGCAGACGGGGGTGACGCCCGCGCTCAGAGTGGGCTCTGGATCGCCTACCTCGTCGCGCTCGGTATCGGCCTGCACAACCTCGCGGAGGGTCTCGCCATCGGGAGTTCGTTCGCCCTCGGGCGCGTCTCGCTCGGCGCCTTCCTCGTCATCGGGTTCATGCTCCACAACGTGACCGAGGGGCCAGCGGTGGTGGCACCGCTCGCTCACGGTGAGCGCCCGCCGCTGACGCATTTCCTCGGCCTCGGCGTCCTCGCGGGCGCGCCCGTCATCCTCGGGGGCTGGCTGGGGAGTCTCGCTTACTCTCCGACGCTCGGCGCGCTCTTTCTCGCCGTCGGCGTCGGCGCCATCCTGCAGGTGGTCTGGGAACTCCGCGGGATGATCGGCCGCCGGGGGCGCGCGGGGACGGCGCTGAACCTCGTCACCTTCCTCACCGGCCTCATCGTGATGTACGTCACGGACCTGTTCGTCGCACTATGA
- the folP gene encoding dihydropteroate synthase — MRNVDAAGLGIGDDYPPRIMGVLNVSEESPYEPSVFDDPGEAAAYVDEDLIGEGADIVDVGLESANKRFEVLSAEEELDRLDTAVEAIQSVTGDAVFSIETRYHEVAEAALDAGFDMVNDICGFADPEMPRVCAERDVAVVKMASPPDLARPGAVEAVDDIYDALEREGLTDKTIVDPAFGGWSEAKTLDDDRETFRRLREFRALDRPILVSINRKNFLRDIAGRSTEEALPVSLAATSMAVERGAHVIRTHDVAETRDAALVGNAFARERLRSTDDVAVEELDVTTVGEMERHLDRLDGTAAAARRGVGRVFELSGLSLAERDMLADAARSTPVTVTGGESDRRLLVGTPADLDGIVEAATGRSDALDAALAAIGESIE; from the coding sequence ATGCGAAACGTGGACGCCGCGGGCCTCGGCATCGGTGACGACTATCCGCCGCGGATCATGGGCGTGCTGAACGTCAGCGAGGAGTCGCCGTACGAGCCGAGCGTCTTCGACGACCCCGGCGAGGCCGCCGCCTACGTCGACGAGGACCTGATCGGTGAGGGGGCCGACATCGTCGACGTAGGGCTCGAATCCGCGAACAAGCGCTTCGAGGTGCTCTCGGCCGAGGAGGAACTCGACCGCCTCGACACCGCCGTCGAGGCCATCCAGAGCGTCACCGGCGACGCCGTCTTCTCCATCGAGACGCGCTATCACGAGGTGGCCGAAGCGGCGCTCGACGCCGGCTTCGACATGGTAAACGACATCTGCGGCTTCGCCGATCCGGAGATGCCCCGGGTCTGTGCCGAACGCGACGTGGCGGTCGTAAAGATGGCCAGCCCGCCGGATCTGGCCCGTCCCGGCGCTGTCGAAGCCGTGGACGACATCTACGACGCCCTCGAGCGCGAGGGCCTCACCGACAAGACCATCGTCGACCCCGCGTTCGGCGGATGGAGCGAGGCGAAGACACTCGACGACGACCGCGAGACCTTCCGTCGTCTCCGCGAGTTCCGCGCTCTCGACCGACCGATCCTCGTCTCGATCAATCGGAAGAACTTCCTGCGCGACATCGCCGGGCGCTCGACCGAGGAAGCCCTGCCCGTCAGCCTCGCCGCCACGTCGATGGCCGTCGAACGCGGCGCCCACGTGATCCGCACGCACGACGTGGCGGAAACGCGGGACGCCGCTCTCGTCGGGAATGCCTTCGCACGGGAGCGCCTCCGATCGACGGACGACGTGGCTGTCGAGGAACTCGACGTGACGACCGTCGGGGAGATGGAGCGCCATCTCGACCGCCTCGACGGCACCGCAGCAGCCGCCCGGCGCGGCGTCGGCCGGGTGTTCGAACTCTCGGGGCTCTCGCTCGCCGAACGTGACATGCTCGCCGACGCCGCCCGGTCGACTCCCGTAACTGTCACGGGCGGCGAAAGCGACCGCCGCCTGCTGGTCGGGACGCCTGCAGACCTCGACGGCATCGTCGAGGCTGCAACGGGGCGCTCGGACGCCTTAGACGCGGCGCTGGCCGCTATCGGTGAGAGTATCGAGTAA
- a CDS encoding SipW-dependent-type signal peptide-containing protein has product MNEDRQFSVSRRKVLAGLGTIGIASAGAGLGTTAYFSDQETFQNNQLTAGTLDMKVDWEEHYSDWSDDEAAFASMGTMEEHDIELPALTSGGQLVADAKPIYLTLNGETAGEKQTAKDGLWDATSVEAFPDVLNGDGSYDGIQDAFSDEEACDILTDVGGNSSGLSDPRRTQGTFAGQTTEEGDPLINIQDVKPGDFGEVTFSFHLCDNPGYVWLNGDLIEARENGHTEPENEDPDSVGPSDEVSEPGDLETSQVELLDEIVTRVWYDPNGNNQVDMLSGELDIMIAIDASGSISGDKNQSGTEANNLVQGVDEFVAALAASPADIEAGQVLFGENSSLTSFTGLGSPGALPTMASVYPNSNRGNTPLPAALDVCDQELATGRPGADKIIVAFTDGGPNYSADSYSAGGYTAPRDGVGYSEDGSSGNGYDNNGGGTVTVGEEEETALVAETIRDSGSRIVVVNVADDPTEDQGSTGVTLREYLSGTGSPYPEGGIASSGFYFEVDLANLEAVADSLAASVAVSEEVFFQGTLREVLMAMADNDGRGIPLDGDVSTAFDELSDPENDADRDCFAGEGTTHYVGFQWWLPIDHANQIQSDSVSFDVGFYTEQCRHNDGAGMVPEEPVEIQS; this is encoded by the coding sequence ATGAACGAAGACCGACAATTCAGCGTTTCCCGGCGGAAGGTACTCGCCGGGCTCGGCACCATCGGCATCGCCTCCGCGGGCGCAGGACTCGGCACCACTGCCTACTTCAGCGACCAGGAAACCTTCCAGAACAACCAGCTGACAGCTGGGACACTCGACATGAAGGTCGACTGGGAAGAGCACTACTCCGACTGGTCCGACGACGAAGCCGCCTTCGCGTCCATGGGCACGATGGAGGAACACGACATCGAACTCCCCGCGCTCACCTCCGGTGGCCAGCTCGTCGCCGACGCCAAGCCGATCTACCTGACGCTCAACGGCGAGACGGCGGGCGAGAAGCAGACCGCCAAGGACGGCCTCTGGGACGCCACCTCCGTCGAGGCGTTCCCGGACGTACTCAACGGTGACGGCTCTTACGACGGCATTCAGGACGCGTTCTCCGACGAGGAGGCGTGTGACATCCTCACCGACGTGGGTGGCAACTCCAGCGGCCTGAGCGACCCCCGCCGTACGCAGGGTACCTTCGCCGGCCAGACGACCGAGGAGGGCGACCCCCTGATCAACATTCAGGACGTCAAGCCCGGCGACTTCGGCGAAGTCACCTTCAGCTTCCACCTCTGTGACAACCCCGGCTACGTGTGGCTGAACGGCGACCTCATCGAGGCGCGCGAGAACGGTCACACCGAGCCCGAGAACGAGGACCCCGACTCCGTCGGTCCGTCCGACGAGGTGAGCGAACCCGGTGACCTCGAGACGAGTCAGGTCGAACTGCTCGACGAGATCGTCACGCGCGTCTGGTACGACCCGAACGGCAACAACCAGGTGGACATGCTCTCGGGCGAACTCGACATCATGATCGCCATCGACGCCTCCGGCTCCATCTCGGGCGACAAGAACCAAAGCGGCACCGAGGCGAACAACCTCGTGCAAGGTGTCGACGAGTTCGTCGCCGCCCTCGCGGCGTCGCCCGCCGACATCGAAGCTGGGCAGGTGCTGTTCGGAGAGAACAGCAGCCTCACCAGCTTCACCGGCCTCGGCTCGCCCGGCGCCCTGCCGACCATGGCGTCGGTGTACCCCAACAGCAACCGCGGCAACACGCCCCTGCCTGCCGCGCTCGACGTGTGCGACCAGGAACTGGCCACCGGCCGCCCGGGCGCCGACAAGATCATCGTCGCGTTCACCGACGGTGGACCGAACTACAGTGCTGACAGCTACTCCGCGGGTGGCTACACCGCGCCGCGGGACGGCGTGGGCTACTCCGAGGACGGCAGCTCCGGTAACGGCTACGACAACAACGGCGGCGGTACCGTGACCGTCGGCGAAGAAGAGGAGACGGCGCTGGTCGCAGAGACCATCCGCGACTCCGGCAGCCGCATCGTCGTCGTGAACGTCGCCGACGACCCCACCGAGGATCAGGGCAGCACCGGCGTCACGCTCCGGGAGTACCTGAGCGGCACCGGTTCCCCGTACCCCGAGGGCGGCATCGCTAGCTCCGGGTTCTACTTCGAGGTGGACCTGGCCAACTTGGAGGCGGTCGCCGACAGTCTGGCCGCGAGCGTCGCGGTCTCCGAGGAGGTGTTCTTCCAGGGCACGCTCCGCGAAGTGCTGATGGCCATGGCCGACAACGACGGCCGCGGTATCCCGCTCGACGGCGATGTCTCCACCGCGTTCGACGAGCTAAGCGATCCCGAGAACGACGCGGACCGCGACTGTTTCGCCGGCGAGGGCACGACCCACTACGTCGGGTTCCAGTGGTGGCTTCCCATCGACCACGCGAACCAGATCCAGAGCGACTCCGTGTCGTTCGACGTCGGGTTCTACACCGAACAGTGCCGCCACAACGACGGCGCTGGGATGGTCCCCGAGGAACCCGTCGAGATTCAGTCCTAA
- a CDS encoding carboxymuconolactone decarboxylase family protein: MSIENPHETGPRVEPKAPEEVQAILEEAPEAAKANMERAEAILGALEDGDVPDKYATEEEWGFTFTGILAHHPETFKIWWAEEGQVFEGGDLDRGFKELLAAVIAHERGASICIAWHTTSAELEDVDPERFGIVQQFDERKDELPDGERAAIEFAVKSVDAPADVTADDVAALKDHGYSDADIVELTTTAGTAAKFANFALTLDI, from the coding sequence ATGAGCATCGAGAACCCGCACGAGACCGGTCCGCGCGTCGAGCCGAAAGCACCGGAGGAAGTTCAGGCGATCCTCGAGGAGGCCCCGGAGGCCGCGAAGGCGAACATGGAACGAGCCGAAGCGATCCTCGGCGCGCTCGAAGACGGAGACGTGCCGGACAAGTACGCGACCGAAGAGGAGTGGGGATTCACGTTCACCGGGATCCTCGCCCACCATCCGGAGACGTTCAAGATCTGGTGGGCCGAGGAGGGTCAGGTCTTCGAGGGTGGGGACCTCGACCGTGGTTTCAAGGAACTCCTCGCGGCCGTCATCGCCCACGAGCGCGGGGCGTCGATCTGCATCGCGTGGCACACGACCAGCGCCGAACTCGAAGACGTCGATCCCGAGCGGTTCGGAATCGTCCAGCAGTTCGACGAACGGAAGGACGAACTCCCCGACGGCGAACGCGCGGCGATCGAATTCGCCGTCAAGAGCGTCGACGCACCGGCGGACGTGACGGCCGACGACGTGGCGGCGCTCAAAGATCACGGCTACAGCGACGCCGACATCGTCGAACTCACGACGACTGCCGGGACGGCGGCGAAGTTCGCCAACTTCGCGCTGACGCTCGATATCTGA
- a CDS encoding RsmB/NOP family class I SAM-dependent RNA methyltransferase: protein MTPLERYESLVDDVEAFRAACDRPLPSVVRVNTIKATVERVREALDEEGIAHEPADWHPGVLRLPEDSPGRNWPHAHGWIHGQEEVSNLPAQILDPQPGDRVWDACAAPGSKTTQLAALMDDSGLLVGNDNNLGRLSALRHNAERLGVTNLVVTNQDARNFSLKPLGEGSDDPATVDAFDAALVDAPCSCEGTIRKNPDAFDTWSLDHVHSVAGVQKGILRRAIQATCPGGTVVYSTCTFAPEENEAVLNHVLQEEACRLVDFDAPLDGIPGVTEWEGEEYDPSVEKALRIYPHHNDTGGFFCAKLEVGE from the coding sequence ATGACACCGCTGGAGCGGTACGAATCGCTCGTCGACGACGTCGAGGCCTTCCGGGCGGCCTGTGACCGACCGCTACCCTCGGTCGTCCGCGTCAACACCATCAAGGCAACCGTCGAGCGGGTGCGCGAGGCACTGGACGAGGAGGGCATCGCCCACGAACCCGCCGACTGGCATCCGGGCGTCCTCCGCCTTCCCGAGGATTCGCCCGGCCGCAACTGGCCCCACGCCCACGGCTGGATTCACGGGCAGGAGGAAGTGTCGAATCTGCCGGCGCAGATTCTGGACCCCCAGCCCGGCGACCGGGTGTGGGACGCCTGCGCCGCCCCGGGGAGCAAGACGACGCAACTCGCGGCGCTAATGGACGATTCCGGCCTTCTCGTCGGCAACGACAACAACCTCGGCCGCCTCTCCGCCCTCCGCCACAACGCCGAACGACTCGGCGTGACGAACCTCGTCGTCACGAATCAGGACGCGCGCAACTTCTCGCTGAAACCACTAGGGGAGGGGAGCGACGATCCCGCTACCGTTGACGCGTTCGACGCCGCCCTCGTCGACGCCCCCTGTTCCTGCGAGGGGACGATCCGCAAGAACCCCGACGCCTTCGACACGTGGAGTCTGGACCACGTCCACAGCGTCGCCGGCGTCCAGAAGGGCATTTTGCGGCGGGCGATCCAAGCCACCTGCCCCGGCGGTACCGTCGTCTACTCCACCTGCACGTTCGCGCCGGAGGAGAACGAGGCCGTGTTGAATCACGTCCTCCAGGAGGAGGCGTGTCGCCTCGTCGACTTCGACGCCCCCCTCGACGGCATCCCCGGCGTCACCGAGTGGGAAGGGGAGGAGTACGACCCGAGCGTCGAGAAGGCGCTCCGCATCTACCCGCACCACAACGACACGGGTGGGTTCTTCTGTGCGAAGTTGGAGGTGGGAGAATGA
- a CDS encoding signal peptidase I: MTPNIRQMLEPRTIGRALLVVVLLALIAPFVVYAVPATVGGEASYVVLTASMTPAIAPGDVVVVDAVPARDVRVGDVIVFEQQAGDSIPITHRVIAVDRPADAPPEFRTKGDANEDADLSPVTPDRLVGRVMLTIPLIGHVIQFVGTPAGFVALVVLPLGLLVVSEVVDLLRSGRSGNVVASDGDDGGAVSTADATVDDAAQPTATPADDQVVITPADLTLTSVALGAFAVYAGYAALQNTTTVSVTLAVAVGALFALAAGIRLFGLADEGIDAGTVSAAAPSVYIHDARPPGPTVDVASPADLRAIAGALGRPVLRDDGDRYVVLDGSVTYACDVPAERDCEDAVEEHPDTEPMVDTDSSVVPAAASASESATPSSASPNSGGAGR, from the coding sequence ATGACACCAAACATTCGGCAGATGCTGGAGCCCCGGACGATCGGACGAGCGTTGCTCGTCGTCGTCTTGCTGGCTCTGATCGCCCCCTTCGTCGTGTACGCGGTCCCGGCGACCGTCGGCGGCGAGGCGAGTTACGTGGTCCTGACGGCCAGCATGACGCCGGCCATCGCGCCGGGTGACGTGGTCGTCGTCGACGCCGTGCCCGCACGGGACGTGCGCGTCGGTGACGTCATCGTGTTCGAACAGCAGGCAGGCGATTCCATCCCGATCACGCACCGCGTGATCGCGGTCGACCGCCCGGCCGACGCTCCGCCAGAGTTCCGGACGAAGGGTGACGCGAACGAGGACGCGGACCTGTCTCCCGTGACACCCGACCGTCTGGTCGGCCGGGTCATGCTCACCATCCCGCTGATCGGGCACGTCATCCAGTTCGTCGGGACGCCCGCCGGATTCGTCGCGCTCGTGGTCCTCCCGCTCGGCCTGCTGGTCGTCTCCGAAGTCGTCGACCTGCTCCGGTCGGGACGGTCCGGTAACGTGGTCGCGAGCGACGGTGACGACGGTGGTGCTGTCTCGACGGCCGACGCCACTGTCGACGACGCGGCCCAGCCAACCGCCACCCCCGCGGACGATCAGGTCGTGATCACGCCCGCCGATCTGACGCTGACGAGCGTGGCGCTCGGCGCCTTCGCCGTCTACGCCGGCTACGCGGCCCTGCAGAACACGACGACCGTCTCGGTGACGCTCGCCGTCGCCGTCGGGGCGCTCTTTGCCCTCGCGGCTGGCATCCGCCTGTTCGGGCTCGCTGACGAGGGTATCGATGCCGGTACCGTGTCGGCCGCCGCCCCGTCCGTGTACATCCACGACGCCCGCCCGCCCGGCCCGACCGTCGACGTGGCGTCGCCGGCCGACCTGCGAGCCATCGCTGGCGCGCTCGGTCGACCCGTCCTGCGCGACGACGGCGACCGGTACGTCGTCCTCGACGGCTCGGTCACGTACGCCTGCGACGTGCCGGCGGAGCGTGACTGCGAGGACGCAGTCGAGGAGCATCCCGACACCGAACCGATGGTCGACACCGATTCGAGCGTCGTGCCGGCAGCGGCGTCGGCGTCGGAGTCGGCCACGCCCTCGTCCGCATCCCCGAACTCAGGTGGTGCCGGCCGATGA
- a CDS encoding DUF7122 family protein — protein sequence MSDANDGQRFDRLPATADEREVAGRATRHEVIEWWVDRFGLPEDTFDGYTFWEKGAGKIWIFADDVPSPTDVEGLGMTFLRTRQEHWKPTTNAVQRFGRAAARNVIVLDPDEATRFLAGEDLEPAWDGDWGYLIVAHEIAGGVEPIGVGLYVHDELRSVIPKGRRASLSPPE from the coding sequence ATGAGCGACGCCAACGACGGTCAGCGATTCGACCGCCTCCCGGCCACCGCAGACGAGCGCGAGGTGGCGGGACGAGCGACCCGGCACGAAGTGATCGAGTGGTGGGTCGACCGCTTCGGCCTGCCCGAGGATACTTTCGACGGCTACACGTTCTGGGAGAAGGGCGCGGGCAAAATCTGGATCTTCGCGGACGACGTGCCCTCTCCGACCGACGTGGAGGGACTGGGTATGACGTTCCTGCGGACGCGGCAGGAACACTGGAAGCCGACGACGAACGCTGTCCAGCGGTTCGGACGGGCGGCGGCGAGAAACGTGATCGTCCTCGACCCCGACGAGGCGACGCGCTTTCTCGCCGGTGAGGACCTCGAACCGGCGTGGGACGGCGACTGGGGCTACCTGATCGTCGCCCACGAAATCGCGGGCGGCGTCGAACCCATCGGCGTCGGCCTGTACGTCCACGACGAGTTGCGGTCGGTGATTCCGAAAGGGCGGCGAGCGTCGTTGTCGCCGCCGGAATAG
- a CDS encoding alpha/beta fold hydrolase, with product MAYFETNDGVPIYYTDRGEGDPILLIHGWTMNSTYWWQRNVDALVEAGYQVVAMDLRGHGKSGKTDAGHTLAQYGRDVRELIEHLDLTGVTPVGWSMGTAVILNYVDQFGTDGLEKVVFVDQSPKFHTDEEWDHALLGEFSGVEATELATNLECNRASAAKPFVQAMFAEEIDDALVDEMYAETTKTPTSVTVDIFLDMTYSDLRPVVSEVDVPALLIYGEQSDIFPTDVGGWLEDAMPDATHVPFADSGHCPFWEEAERFNEELARFV from the coding sequence ATGGCGTACTTCGAAACCAACGACGGCGTACCGATCTACTACACCGACCGCGGTGAGGGCGATCCGATCCTCCTGATCCACGGGTGGACGATGAACTCGACGTATTGGTGGCAGCGCAACGTCGACGCCCTCGTCGAGGCGGGATATCAGGTCGTGGCGATGGACCTTCGCGGTCACGGCAAGTCGGGCAAGACCGACGCGGGGCACACGCTGGCGCAGTACGGCCGCGACGTGCGGGAACTGATCGAACACCTCGATCTGACGGGCGTGACGCCTGTCGGGTGGTCGATGGGGACGGCCGTGATCCTCAACTACGTCGACCAGTTCGGCACGGACGGTCTGGAAAAGGTAGTGTTCGTCGACCAGAGCCCGAAGTTCCACACCGACGAGGAGTGGGACCACGCGCTGCTTGGCGAGTTCTCTGGCGTGGAGGCGACGGAACTGGCGACGAATCTGGAGTGCAACCGCGCGTCGGCGGCCAAACCGTTCGTGCAGGCCATGTTCGCCGAGGAGATAGACGACGCCCTCGTCGACGAGATGTACGCGGAGACGACGAAAACGCCGACGAGCGTCACCGTCGACATTTTCCTCGATATGACGTACTCGGACCTCCGGCCGGTGGTGAGCGAGGTGGACGTGCCCGCCCTCCTCATCTACGGCGAGCAGAGCGACATCTTCCCGACGGACGTGGGTGGGTGGCTCGAAGACGCGATGCCGGACGCGACGCACGTCCCCTTCGCGGACAGCGGTCACTGCCCGTTCTGGGAGGAGGCGGAGCGGTTCAACGAGGAACTCGCGAGGTTCGTCTAG
- a CDS encoding DUF7344 domain-containing protein has protein sequence MTGQITRRHMTECQIHGILANERRRAVIERLDASPGTVTVRDLSTTIAAAETGESPPPARVRESVYTSLHQTHLPKLHEVGVVEYDRDHSLVHLRPAVREVDRHMDVLNGLGITWGEYYRSLGVFGLVLVIASLTGLPLVGAVDPLLWASGTLVTFAVSGAIQLWDDRWRVRRTVGQFFRFRDRGHR, from the coding sequence ATGACTGGGCAGATTACGCGACGACACATGACGGAGTGCCAGATTCACGGAATCCTCGCCAACGAACGGCGGCGGGCGGTGATCGAGCGTCTCGACGCCTCCCCCGGCACCGTCACCGTGCGTGACCTCTCGACGACCATCGCGGCCGCCGAGACGGGAGAGTCGCCGCCGCCAGCCCGCGTCCGCGAGAGCGTCTACACCTCGCTCCACCAGACGCATCTCCCGAAACTGCACGAGGTCGGTGTCGTCGAGTACGACCGCGACCACAGTCTGGTCCACCTCCGGCCCGCCGTCCGCGAGGTCGATCGTCACATGGACGTGTTGAACGGCCTCGGCATCACGTGGGGGGAGTACTACCGGAGCCTCGGCGTGTTCGGACTGGTGCTGGTGATCGCGTCGCTGACCGGGCTCCCGCTCGTCGGTGCGGTCGATCCTCTGCTCTGGGCCAGCGGCACGCTCGTCACGTTCGCCGTCTCCGGCGCCATCCAGCTCTGGGACGACCGCTGGCGCGTCCGGCGGACCGTCGGCCAGTTCTTCCGGTTCCGGGACCGTGGCCACCGCTGA